The Thalassolituus oleivorans MIL-1 genome includes the window TAAGCGTTTATCCGAGCAAATGGGGTTTAATCTCTGGCAAGTGACAAAAGGCTTTTATCGATTTTTTTAGCCTTGTATCAAATACCGCCTTACAGTAACGTCCTGTCTATTCTACTTTTTGACGACAATAATAAGAGCACTTCATGTTTCATACACTTACCCAAGTTGGCCTGCCACTTGCCCTGATATTAATTATGACCGGTGTAGGCCTTGGATTAACCCCTAGAGACTTCACACGCGTATTCGTAAAGCCTCGTGCTTTTTTGATTGGTGCTGTTTGCCAAATGCTGTTGCTACCTTTAATCGCCGTTGGGATTATTGCCGCAACCGGTTTACATGGTGAGATTGCAATTGGCTTGTTTATACTCGCTCTCTGCCCAGGCGGAACAACTTCAAATCTATTTAGCTTAATTTCCAAAGCCGATGTTGGACTCTCGGTATCACTCACCGCCGTAATTGGTTTCATTACCCCCTTCACCATTCCGTTGTTAGGTGCTTGGGCCATTGGCTATTACAGCGATGCAGGCACAGCCTTTGAACTACCGATATTGTCCACATGGATTAAGCTGATCGTCATTACCGTTATTCCAGTCCTTATCGGTATGGGCATCCGCGCCAAATGGAAAGCCTTTGCCATCGCTGCCGAGCCTTATGTATCGCGCTTCTCTATTATCGTATTGGCACTAGTAATCGCCTCTATTTGCGTAAACCTAGGCGAGAAGTTAATCAGCTTTGCTGTTCAAGCTGGGCCTGCAGCATTGCTACTTAACATTAGTACCATGGCACTTGGCTATTTCGCGGGACGTGCATTTCTACACATTGAAGCCCAAGCTCGCACCATTAGCCTCGAAGTTGGCTTACAAAATGGAACTCTGGCTCTGTTAGTGACTACAGGGATTTTGAACAGCCCTGAAATGTCGATCGCACCTAGCATATACAGCCTACTGATGTTTGTGACGGCAAGTGTGTTTACTATGCTGGTATTACGCAAAGATCGTCATGCCCAAGCAACGCCGCAGTCGCGGTAATAGCAGCAAACTGAATAGACGAAAGCGCCGCCAATGGCGCTTTTTTTGACGCCATAAATACCGCAGCATATGACCACACTTAAATTTCAACGCTAAAAGCAATAAATTTGGCGTAGTTTAGGCATGGTTAAGAACCTAAGTTAATTGTATCGTACACTTTGCCGAAAAAATGATGGCCTAAAAGAACAACCTATATAAAAAATGGACTAAATACGCGAGTTTACCGGTATATTATTCTACGGTTGTAAACACGATCAATCTTATAAGTAGTTCAAAATATTCTAGCATTTGAAGTTTTAGGTAGTTTTTGCTCTAATCCGCCCGATACGATTCTCGCTACTTTTAGTTTTCACTGCGAAGTGATACGATCTAAAAAGAACGATTGTTAAATTATAAGAATAAAAATAATTCGTTAGTTATCTCATCAGGTACTAACAAGCCAATTCATTTCTTCTAAGAAAAAAACCAATAGGAAGAAAAGCTTTATGGATCCCTTACAATCTAAGGCGCTTCGTGCCTGTATAAAACACCCGTACCGAGGGATCGCATATGATTTTTAACTCTGCGATTTTCTTCTGGTTTTTTGCCTGCTTCTTTGTGCTCTTCAATTTTGTATTTGTTGATCGCAGAAAAATTATTTGGTTGTTAGTTATCAGCAGCCTTATCTTTTATGGCACTTGGAACTACAACTTTATTGCCTTGCTGGTCTTTAGTGCGCTCGCCGACTACCTAATAGCGCAGAAAGTAGAGGCCAACAATCACGATCCAGTGATGAAAAAACGATGACTTATCGCGAGCATCACCCTCAACTTATCCATTCTGGCCATCTTTAAATACAATAATTTTATTTTGCAGAGCGTACAGGAATTCGTAAGCCTGTTCGGTGGGGATATTAGCGTCCCTATGCTAAGCATTATATTGCCGGTTGGTATTTCCTTTTATACCTTCCAGAGCATGAGCTACACCATTGACGTGTACCGTGGAGACATGAAAGCGCATCGTGGCTTTTTAGTATTTCTCGCCACACTTTCGTTCTTCCCTCAGCTTGTTGCTGGCCCGATTCTGCGTGCCAAAGAAATCCTACCCCAGCTAGTCAATATGCGAGTACCAACGGCGCTCAATATTCGTATAGGTTTGCTTTTGGTTCTCCTCGGGTTACTTAAAAAGACAACCGCCGACCTGATGGCTGGCCCAGTTGGTGTCGCCTTTAATGGCCAAGCCGATGTCAGTACCTTTGAAACATGGATTGGTTTGCTCGCGTTTTCTGCTCAGCTATATGGCGATTTCAGTGGCTATTCTGACATTGCTATCGGTATTGCATTAATGCTCGGCGTCTACATCCCGATGAACTTTAACTTGCCGTATTTCTCCACGTCCCCAGTCGATTTCTGGCGACGCTGGCATATTTCATTATCGTCATGGTTACGAGACTACTTGTACATTTCGCTGGGCGGCAGTCGCAACGGCAAACGTGCACGTAACCAATTTATTACCATGTTGCTCGCCGGTTTGTGGCACGGCGCGTCGTGGACGTTCGTTGTCTGGGGCGCGTACATGGGTGTCATCGTTGTTGTTACTCAGTGGCTGAACGAAAGACCGGCATTAGCCAAATGGGTCAATAGTAAAAACTGGATATCCCTGATCATTAAAATTGTCGTTACTCATTACCTATTTGTATTGAGCTGGCCTTTATTCCGCGGCTCTAGCTTAGAAGCCGCGTGGACAATGATCGTTGACATGCACATCCCTCAAGAAACAGCGGTCACAGCCGGTGCCGGTATCGTGATGGCGCTGGTAGTAGCAGGGTTATTTTTAATGCATTTCGTTGATGCTTTACGTATTCGATACGGTGACGCGCTGGCCAATCGCCAATGGTTCTTCTGGCCGCTACTTGTGATTGGTTTTACTTTGTTCTTTACCGTAGGAGATTTTGGTCATGACTTCATCTACTTCCAATTCTAAGCCAAATAACTCTGCGCAGAGCGAAGCGTCTATCGAACGAGAAGAGGATATCCGCAACGCCCAAGGAAGACGAAAAATCGGTTTATATACCGTAATTTGCGGCGGCCTAATGATTCTCGTCTCAATGGGATTAGTTAACATTGGTATCGCATCGTTGCGTTATTCTTCGTTGAATCCTTTTAGTATTGAACGGATTCAAGCGACCGGCGACAACTTAGGTGCAGCCCTCGAACTACCAGAAGATGATCCAAGAGAAGTGGTATACGTACTCGGCTCTTCGCTCATTCACTTTGGGTTTTCACCCGATCTATTCGATGAAGAATTGAATGCTGCGGGTGTACCGACCGTATCGTATAACTTTGGCTTCGGTAACGCTGATCCGTCAATCCACGCGAAATTTGCCCGCAAATTAGCGCGTACCTTTGCTGATCACCCCGGTCGAATTGACCGCGTGATTTACGAGTTTGCGCCCCATGGTGCAACCCAGCGTCGTGCCGACACCAGTGGCCAGCTAAATCATGCAACCACGGCGATTCTTAGCAGTTGGGGCGACATAGGTCAGACCTTATTAGACGACCCAGAAGAGGCATTTGCCTTAGCCAATACCCGACTATTCCGCAGTGGCGTGCCGGCTGAAGCCATCACCCATATGCTAGCAACACCGATTACCATGGCAAAAATCAACGACACGGTTAAAGATCGACCAAAGCCAGTGCCTATGGATAACCTCGGCTGGGATCTATTCAATCAGCTACGAGAAGACTGGCCAGAAAGTATTCCATTTGGCGGTTGGTCAGCTCAATACCGTGGTGGCTTTCCACCCACGGCAAGCCCTAGAGCACTCGAACTTTCGGATCAAGTTATGCAGCGCATGCAAGATCCTGTGCGCATGGAATCTGCACTACAACAGCGTATTTCATGCTGCGATATACTTGGGCTAGAAATGAGTCCAGAAATGATCGCGCATGTCATTGAAACGATTCGTTATGCGCAGTCTATCGCTAAAGACGTCGACATCGTTGTTATGCCGCAAAACCAAGATATCGTGCACGTATCGCCGCAAGGGGAAGAGAACTTCAAGAAGGCGTTGGCTGAAG containing:
- a CDS encoding bile acid:sodium symporter family protein: MFHTLTQVGLPLALILIMTGVGLGLTPRDFTRVFVKPRAFLIGAVCQMLLLPLIAVGIIAATGLHGEIAIGLFILALCPGGTTSNLFSLISKADVGLSVSLTAVIGFITPFTIPLLGAWAIGYYSDAGTAFELPILSTWIKLIVITVIPVLIGMGIRAKWKAFAIAAEPYVSRFSIIVLALVIASICVNLGEKLISFAVQAGPAALLLNISTMALGYFAGRAFLHIEAQARTISLEVGLQNGTLALLVTTGILNSPEMSIAPSIYSLLMFVTASVFTMLVLRKDRHAQATPQSR
- a CDS encoding MBOAT family O-acyltransferase, which encodes MLSIILPVGISFYTFQSMSYTIDVYRGDMKAHRGFLVFLATLSFFPQLVAGPILRAKEILPQLVNMRVPTALNIRIGLLLVLLGLLKKTTADLMAGPVGVAFNGQADVSTFETWIGLLAFSAQLYGDFSGYSDIAIGIALMLGVYIPMNFNLPYFSTSPVDFWRRWHISLSSWLRDYLYISLGGSRNGKRARNQFITMLLAGLWHGASWTFVVWGAYMGVIVVVTQWLNERPALAKWVNSKNWISLIIKIVVTHYLFVLSWPLFRGSSLEAAWTMIVDMHIPQETAVTAGAGIVMALVVAGLFLMHFVDALRIRYGDALANRQWFFWPLLVIGFTLFFTVGDFGHDFIYFQF